One segment of Paenibacillus rhizovicinus DNA contains the following:
- a CDS encoding Ger(x)C family spore germination protein, which translates to MKAKAIRGFMLAGVLVVQGLLSGCWDSKELADEAFVTGIGVDYADGMFIVSLQLLDFAAIAKSESESPAPPNVWIGTGKGKSLHAAISSLAISAQVELSLEQLKVVVVREPAMPKMVEILDALNRVRVSRYTSWIFGTKEKINDLFASDAFFEQSQLASLMYDPGLLFRQDSMFQPMTMQQFVANYNESSETALLPSVAINNRAWRKRKTKMHMEQINGLFAFKDKRKPVFFSVGEARGLQWANKHFNRDVLTVNSSNGVASITVRNLKVRRKVEMRGDRPILKLDIQVRSSLNEVGPEIDRSTIIENAKNQIKQEVLSAYENGVKKEVDLYNFEEILYRYHLKTWKKLSKHHWKPEEKELQVNIRFGLKYSGVFELR; encoded by the coding sequence ATGAAGGCGAAGGCGATACGAGGCTTCATGCTGGCAGGCGTTCTGGTCGTGCAGGGCTTGCTAAGCGGCTGCTGGGATTCCAAGGAACTGGCCGATGAGGCGTTCGTAACGGGCATTGGCGTGGATTATGCAGACGGGATGTTCATTGTATCGCTTCAGCTCTTGGATTTCGCGGCGATCGCGAAGTCGGAGAGCGAATCGCCGGCTCCGCCTAATGTGTGGATCGGAACGGGCAAAGGCAAGAGCCTGCACGCCGCTATTTCCAGTCTTGCGATATCCGCGCAAGTCGAGCTCAGCTTGGAACAACTGAAGGTCGTCGTCGTCAGGGAACCAGCCATGCCCAAAATGGTCGAGATTCTCGATGCGCTGAACCGCGTGCGGGTATCCAGATATACGTCTTGGATTTTCGGGACGAAGGAGAAAATCAACGATTTGTTCGCGAGCGACGCGTTCTTCGAGCAGTCGCAGCTGGCGAGCCTGATGTATGATCCGGGTCTGCTCTTTCGGCAAGACAGCATGTTCCAGCCAATGACGATGCAGCAATTCGTGGCGAATTATAACGAGTCTTCCGAAACCGCGCTTCTGCCGAGCGTGGCGATCAATAATCGCGCATGGCGCAAAAGAAAGACCAAGATGCATATGGAGCAGATCAACGGTTTATTCGCATTTAAGGACAAGAGAAAGCCCGTATTCTTCAGCGTCGGCGAAGCGCGCGGCCTGCAGTGGGCCAATAAGCATTTCAACCGGGATGTGTTGACGGTGAACAGCTCGAACGGCGTTGCGAGCATTACGGTCAGGAATTTGAAAGTACGGCGGAAAGTCGAGATGCGCGGCGACAGGCCTATCTTGAAATTGGATATTCAAGTTCGCAGTTCGCTCAATGAAGTAGGACCGGAGATAGATCGTTCGACCATCATCGAGAACGCGAAGAATCAGATTAAGCAGGAAGTGCTGTCTGCCTACGAGAACGGGGTTAAGAAGGAGGTCGACCTGTACAATTTCGAGGAGATCCTGTACCGCTACCATCTGAAGACGTGGAAGAAGCTGTCGAAGCACCATTGGAAGCCGGAAGAAAAGGAATTGCAGGTAAACATTCGGTTCGGGTTGAAATATTCCGGCGTATTTGAATTGAGATAA
- a CDS encoding alpha-galactosidase, protein MSIMFNAASGLFHLQTRSMSYMFQTLQGFPAHVYWGRKLNEGSAERLLKRTERASFCPNPVPDDRSISLDTLPQEYPGYGSSDFRNPAYAVQLSNGTTVTELLYASHEILAGKPALEGLPAVYAENADEAETLVVTLEDKISGLKVELSYTVFEAFDAVIRSARLINASADVMQLNRALSFSVDLPHDRYEMLQLSGAWARERYVHKRPLVPGVQAIESRRGSSSHMNNPFFALLADGATEDHGDVYGFSLVYSGSFAGGVEVDQFHTSRAYMGINPFDFSWRLEAGESFQTPEAVMVFSHEGLGSMSRTYHELYRTRLCRGAFRDAVRPILVNNWEATYFNFNADKIESIAKAGSELGLELFVLDDGWFGHRDSDNSSLGDWVVDKKKLPNGLEDLAERVRSQGLEFGLWFEPEMVSPDSDLYRAHPDWCLHVPGRRRSEGRQQLILDLSRADVQAYIVESIGRILGSAPITYVKWDMNRNMSEIGSALLPANRQRETAHRYMLGLYNVLEQITTAFPNVLFESCSGGGGRFDPGMLYYMPQTWTSDNSDAISRLKIQYGTSIVYPVSSMGAHVSAVPNHQVERNTPLKTRGDVAMSGNFGYELDLTKFTASEIEEVKRQVAMVKEVRGLVQYGDFYRLLSPFEGNETAWMFVSPDRREVLVVHVVVLNEPNAPLDRLKLKGLNPEFQYEWIGTGEVAGGDELMYAGVAKERPHGDYFSTVYRFIAK, encoded by the coding sequence ATGTCGATTATGTTTAATGCCGCCAGCGGCTTGTTTCATTTGCAGACCCGTTCGATGAGTTATATGTTCCAAACGCTGCAAGGTTTCCCGGCCCATGTCTATTGGGGACGCAAACTTAACGAAGGCAGCGCGGAGCGGCTCTTGAAACGCACCGAGCGCGCCTCATTCTGCCCGAATCCGGTTCCGGACGACCGTTCGATCTCGCTCGATACGCTGCCGCAGGAGTATCCGGGCTACGGCTCCAGCGACTTCCGCAACCCGGCTTACGCCGTCCAGCTGTCGAACGGCACGACCGTGACGGAATTGCTGTACGCATCGCATGAGATTCTGGCAGGCAAACCGGCGCTGGAAGGACTTCCGGCCGTGTACGCGGAGAACGCGGATGAAGCAGAGACGTTAGTCGTTACCCTAGAAGACAAGATTTCCGGCTTGAAGGTCGAACTGTCGTATACCGTATTCGAAGCGTTCGACGCGGTCATCCGTTCGGCACGCTTGATCAATGCGAGCGCGGACGTCATGCAGCTCAATCGCGCGCTCAGCTTCAGCGTCGACCTGCCGCATGACCGGTACGAAATGCTGCAGCTTTCCGGCGCTTGGGCTCGCGAACGGTATGTTCACAAACGGCCGCTCGTTCCGGGCGTACAGGCGATCGAAAGCCGCCGCGGCTCCAGCAGCCATATGAACAATCCGTTCTTCGCCCTGCTCGCCGACGGGGCGACGGAAGACCATGGCGATGTGTACGGCTTCAGCCTCGTATACAGCGGCAGCTTCGCCGGCGGCGTGGAAGTGGATCAGTTCCATACTTCCCGCGCATACATGGGCATCAATCCGTTCGATTTCTCCTGGCGCCTGGAAGCCGGCGAATCGTTCCAGACGCCGGAAGCGGTCATGGTATTCTCCCACGAGGGGCTCGGTTCGATGTCCCGCACGTACCATGAGCTGTACCGGACGCGGTTGTGCCGCGGCGCATTCCGCGATGCGGTCCGTCCGATTCTGGTCAACAACTGGGAAGCGACGTATTTCAATTTCAACGCGGACAAAATCGAATCCATCGCCAAAGCAGGCAGCGAGCTCGGTTTGGAATTGTTCGTGCTCGACGACGGATGGTTCGGCCACCGCGACAGCGACAACAGTTCGCTGGGCGATTGGGTCGTGGACAAGAAGAAGCTGCCGAACGGCCTGGAAGACTTGGCGGAGCGCGTTCGCAGCCAAGGCTTGGAATTCGGGCTCTGGTTCGAGCCGGAGATGGTTTCCCCGGACAGCGACCTGTACAGAGCGCATCCGGATTGGTGCCTGCACGTGCCTGGCCGCCGCCGCTCCGAAGGCCGCCAGCAGTTGATTCTGGATCTGTCGCGCGCGGACGTGCAGGCGTACATCGTCGAGTCGATCGGAAGAATTCTCGGCAGTGCGCCGATTACGTACGTGAAGTGGGACATGAACCGCAATATGTCTGAGATCGGCTCGGCGCTGCTTCCGGCGAACCGTCAGCGCGAAACGGCTCATCGTTATATGCTTGGCCTTTACAACGTGCTCGAGCAAATCACGACGGCATTCCCGAACGTGCTGTTCGAAAGCTGCTCCGGCGGCGGAGGCCGCTTCGATCCCGGCATGCTCTATTACATGCCGCAAACGTGGACGAGCGACAATTCCGATGCCATCAGCAGGCTGAAGATTCAATACGGCACAAGCATCGTGTATCCCGTCAGCTCGATGGGGGCGCATGTATCCGCCGTGCCGAACCACCAAGTGGAGCGCAATACGCCGCTGAAGACGCGCGGCGACGTCGCGATGTCCGGCAACTTCGGCTACGAGCTGGATTTGACGAAATTCACGGCTTCGGAGATCGAAGAAGTGAAGCGTCAAGTGGCCATGGTGAAGGAAGTGCGCGGGCTTGTTCAATACGGCGACTTCTACCGTCTGCTCAGCCCGTTCGAGGGCAACGAAACGGCTTGGATGTTCGTTTCGCCGGACCGGCGAGAAGTGCTCGTCGTTCATGTTGTCGTCTTGAACGAACCGAACGCGCCGCTTGACCGGCTGAAACTGAAAGGGCTGAATCCGGAATTCCAGTACGAATGGATCGGAACGGGCGAAGTCGCTGGCGGTGACGAACTTATGTATGCGGGCGTTGCCAAAGAACGGCCGCATGGCGATTATTTCAGCACGGTGTACCGCTTCATCGCCAAGTAA
- a CDS encoding phage holin family protein — protein MPHTIACSTSAVIGSLLVFSFGVWPESLTVLLVAMGIDYVTGITAALQTRRGLSSSVGAWGLARKGIMLLVILLAHRMDIMLELNNIAMGGAIYFYLANEMISITENLGEIGVPMPDKLRQLIEALKKK, from the coding sequence ATGCCGCACACGATTGCTTGCAGCACGTCGGCCGTGATCGGTTCTCTGCTCGTCTTCTCATTCGGAGTGTGGCCAGAGTCCCTAACCGTACTTCTTGTCGCCATGGGGATCGACTACGTGACCGGGATCACAGCTGCATTGCAAACGAGGAGAGGACTGAGCAGTTCTGTAGGAGCATGGGGACTAGCGCGCAAAGGCATTATGCTGCTTGTCATTTTACTGGCGCATCGAATGGATATCATGCTTGAATTGAACAACATCGCAATGGGTGGAGCGATCTACTTCTATTTGGCCAACGAAATGATATCCATTACGGAAAATTTGGGCGAGATCGGCGTTCCGATGCCCGATAAGCTCCGCCAGCTTATCGAAGCGCTCAAAAAAAAGTAG
- a CDS encoding cupredoxin domain-containing protein encodes MHKWIMFVVFVAASVLGVVLLTTQLPGKPVDEAASLPPGETLMKVEASQDFVFDKQEYHVKVGDKVKLELVNKSGLHGLAIPDLGIELKDDKLSQEVTFDKAGTYPMHCAVMCGTGHLNMKSVLIVDPA; translated from the coding sequence ATGCATAAATGGATTATGTTTGTCGTTTTCGTTGCGGCTTCGGTTTTGGGCGTTGTTTTATTGACGACTCAGCTTCCGGGCAAGCCGGTTGATGAAGCTGCGTCGCTGCCACCGGGCGAAACTTTAATGAAAGTGGAAGCTTCTCAAGATTTCGTATTTGACAAGCAGGAGTACCATGTCAAAGTAGGCGACAAAGTGAAACTTGAGCTTGTCAACAAAAGCGGCCTTCACGGTCTTGCTATTCCTGATCTGGGCATTGAATTGAAAGACGATAAGCTGTCGCAAGAAGTGACATTCGATAAAGCCGGAACGTACCCGATGCATTGCGCCGTCATGTGCGGCACAGGCCACTTGAACATGAAATCCGTGCTGATCGTCGACCCAGCTTAA
- a CDS encoding Dabb family protein has product MITHIVLFKLKDGSPESVAQTVQVLKNMEGKIEELRSIEVGTDVIHSERSYHIALVTRFDSLDALNAYQVHPEHKKVIAHMSEVREASVSVDYES; this is encoded by the coding sequence ATGATTACGCATATCGTACTATTCAAGCTGAAAGACGGCAGTCCGGAGAGCGTTGCGCAAACCGTTCAAGTGCTCAAGAACATGGAAGGCAAGATCGAAGAGCTGCGTTCCATTGAAGTCGGAACGGATGTCATTCATTCCGAACGCTCGTACCATATCGCGCTCGTAACCCGCTTCGATTCGCTCGACGCGCTGAATGCGTACCAAGTGCACCCGGAACACAAAAAAGTAATCGCGCATATGAGCGAAGTCCGCGAAGCATCGGTCAGCGTCGACTACGAATCGTAA
- a CDS encoding DUF86 domain-containing protein: MYYVNREQITIRLGVIPEVAETLQWLQSNWDGSLIHGMAQERALHLAIETVTDVGSYLIDGFIMRDAASYEDIVTIIAGEQVFPESLSEPLLELVKLRRPIVQDYFDWQRHELHAFTAEMPDILTTFKQAVESYLLRELGE; encoded by the coding sequence ATGTATTACGTAAATCGCGAACAAATTACCATCCGGCTCGGCGTCATTCCCGAGGTGGCGGAGACGTTGCAATGGCTGCAGTCCAATTGGGACGGCAGCCTTATCCATGGCATGGCGCAGGAACGGGCACTGCATTTGGCGATCGAAACGGTGACCGATGTCGGGAGTTACTTGATCGACGGGTTTATTATGCGGGACGCAGCCAGCTACGAAGATATCGTGACGATCATTGCCGGAGAGCAGGTTTTCCCGGAATCGCTGAGCGAACCGCTGCTCGAGCTGGTCAAGCTGCGCCGGCCGATCGTGCAGGATTACTTTGATTGGCAGCGCCATGAACTGCATGCTTTCACGGCTGAAATGCCGGACATCCTGACTACGTTCAAGCAAGCCGTAGAATCCTACCTGCTTCGCGAGCTGGGCGAGTAA
- a CDS encoding helix-turn-helix transcriptional regulator has product MESNGTPFMHKEQAVRQEGSTRQTVLTLLKTNGQMNAGELAKQLQITEMAVRRHLSTLERDGLISPTIVRQAMGRPTHMFSLTEQAELLFPRNYHVLAMDFLEELEENPETAAMIDRLFEGRKRKLLERYAHRMEGKSLPEKVSELAIIQNDGGYMVQVETDKDGLVLHEYNCPIAHVADRYQQACQCELALFRQLLGTEVERTECLAKGGGKCTYRIAGA; this is encoded by the coding sequence ATGGAATCGAACGGAACGCCGTTTATGCATAAAGAACAAGCGGTCAGGCAGGAAGGCTCGACTAGGCAGACCGTATTGACGCTGCTGAAGACGAACGGCCAGATGAATGCCGGCGAATTGGCCAAACAGCTGCAGATTACGGAAATGGCCGTGCGACGCCATCTCAGCACGCTGGAGCGGGACGGACTTATCTCGCCGACCATCGTAAGGCAAGCGATGGGCCGGCCGACGCATATGTTCAGCCTGACCGAGCAAGCCGAGCTGCTGTTCCCTAGAAACTACCATGTCCTGGCTATGGATTTCCTGGAAGAGCTGGAAGAGAATCCGGAGACGGCCGCGATGATCGACCGGTTGTTCGAAGGCCGCAAACGTAAACTGCTCGAGCGGTATGCCCACCGGATGGAAGGCAAATCGCTTCCGGAGAAAGTTTCGGAGCTGGCGATTATTCAGAATGACGGCGGTTATATGGTGCAGGTGGAGACGGACAAGGATGGCCTCGTTCTTCATGAGTATAATTGTCCGATCGCGCATGTCGCGGACCGCTATCAGCAGGCCTGCCAATGCGAGCTGGCGCTGTTTCGACAGCTGCTCGGGACGGAAGTGGAACGAACGGAATGCTTGGCGAAAGGCGGGGGCAAATGCACGTATCGCATTGCCGGCGCATGA
- a CDS encoding DUF948 domain-containing protein, whose amino-acid sequence MVIWFEGAAAVAFVALVVGVLMWLRSVDKRMGKLMLLAESLERRAEVAVAQVSDLLDPVTETVKTVQKSVEGVAKFSEATKRIGESANQLSFTVNRISSELNDTVDRYARTSGEKVKHGISDALGWAEVGYAVYHFWQNKRKDSQSTACAGYEQGHDMK is encoded by the coding sequence ATGGTTATATGGTTTGAAGGAGCGGCGGCCGTTGCCTTCGTCGCCTTGGTCGTCGGCGTGCTGATGTGGCTGAGGTCGGTCGATAAGCGAATGGGAAAACTCATGCTGCTGGCGGAGTCGCTGGAACGCCGCGCCGAAGTGGCCGTCGCCCAGGTCAGCGATTTGCTGGACCCGGTCACGGAAACGGTAAAGACGGTTCAAAAGTCGGTGGAGGGCGTGGCTAAGTTCTCGGAAGCAACGAAGCGCATCGGGGAATCTGCGAACCAGTTGTCATTCACGGTCAACCGGATTTCCAGCGAGCTGAACGACACGGTCGACCGGTACGCCAGAACGTCTGGCGAGAAGGTAAAGCATGGCATATCGGATGCGCTGGGGTGGGCCGAAGTCGGGTACGCGGTATATCATTTCTGGCAAAACAAACGAAAAGACAGCCAGTCGACTGCATGCGCAGGCTATGAGCAAGGGCACGATATGAAGTAA
- a CDS encoding YtxH domain-containing protein, whose amino-acid sequence MAKAKKGFLYGAIAGGVVGSVTALLLAPKSGRELRKDIADGAQVVTDHTSRIAGQVSDKTVQIAKQVSSTASTAASKAKDTASSVVENMRGWRAGAEEKLEEGGEQVQDTIENVKDAASDLLSNRKEELETVNS is encoded by the coding sequence ATGGCAAAAGCAAAAAAAGGATTTCTGTATGGTGCAATCGCAGGCGGCGTAGTCGGTTCCGTAACAGCATTGCTGTTAGCTCCAAAATCCGGCCGGGAACTCCGCAAGGATATCGCCGACGGCGCGCAGGTCGTTACGGACCATACGTCCCGCATCGCCGGTCAAGTCAGCGACAAAACGGTTCAAATCGCCAAGCAAGTGAGCTCGACGGCGAGCACGGCAGCTTCCAAAGCGAAGGATACCGCTTCCTCGGTCGTGGAAAACATGCGCGGCTGGCGCGCAGGCGCAGAGGAGAAGCTGGAAGAAGGCGGCGAGCAAGTCCAAGATACGATCGAGAACGTAAAGGATGCAGCGAGCGACCTGTTGTCCAATCGCAAGGAAGAGCTCGAAACCGTAAATAGCTAA
- a CDS encoding AraC family transcriptional regulator: protein MIPSAATARNMTRNTDHSKFTVMNNSQPAQGELSILFSGEGKTVPGHGIGPAVHNYYLIHTVIGGRGIFEIDGQRYPCSRGDTFIIFPDELFSYVADEENPWHYVWVAFKGHAAEHLLLSLGFSAAAPIVHAKDIRSLASLYRKIRGTLEHTPYPELADLEAGGHLRVLLKELGLLNDGKLEFNSLAILPDIERQIKRAVRWLSFQYAQPISIEKLSRSLGYHRTHLSKMFKQVTGVSPMQFLLKVRMERAKELLNEQHHLSIDQVASSVGYPDALYFSKQFRKTFGCSPSEYRAQARNG, encoded by the coding sequence ATGATTCCTTCAGCCGCTACAGCGCGCAATATGACACGGAACACCGACCATTCCAAATTCACCGTCATGAACAATTCGCAGCCCGCCCAAGGCGAGCTGTCGATCCTGTTCAGCGGCGAAGGCAAGACCGTGCCCGGACATGGCATCGGCCCAGCCGTTCATAATTATTACCTGATTCATACCGTCATCGGCGGCCGCGGCATCTTCGAGATCGACGGCCAGCGCTATCCCTGCTCGCGCGGCGATACGTTCATCATCTTCCCGGACGAGCTGTTCTCCTATGTCGCCGACGAAGAGAATCCCTGGCATTATGTATGGGTCGCGTTCAAAGGCCATGCCGCCGAACATTTGCTGCTCAGCCTCGGATTCTCGGCCGCGGCTCCGATCGTCCATGCCAAAGACATTCGTTCGCTAGCCTCCCTGTACCGCAAAATCAGAGGGACGCTCGAGCATACGCCTTATCCCGAACTGGCCGATCTGGAAGCAGGCGGTCATCTGCGCGTGCTGCTCAAGGAGCTCGGGCTGCTGAACGACGGCAAGCTCGAGTTCAATTCCCTTGCGATTCTGCCGGACATCGAGCGACAGATCAAACGCGCCGTCCGCTGGCTGTCCTTTCAATACGCCCAGCCGATTTCCATCGAGAAGCTTTCCCGCAGCCTCGGGTACCATAGAACGCATTTATCCAAAATGTTCAAGCAGGTGACTGGCGTATCGCCTATGCAGTTTCTGCTCAAAGTGCGCATGGAACGGGCCAAAGAACTGCTCAACGAGCAGCATCATCTGTCCATCGATCAGGTGGCTTCATCCGTCGGCTACCCTGACGCCCTCTATTTCTCCAAGCAATTCCGCAAAACATTCGGCTGTTCGCCGTCGGAATATCGCGCGCAGGCAAGGAACGGTTAA
- the melA gene encoding alpha-glucosidase/alpha-galactosidase, whose translation MPKITFIGAGSTVFAKNVLGDCLLTPSLQGFELALFDINPERLSESETMLNHIKNTVGSTSVIKAYSDRKEALRGAKYVVNAIQVGGYDPCTITDFEIPKKYGLRQTIADTVGIGGIFRNLRTIPVMLDFAKDMQEVCPDALFLNYTNPMAVLTNVMNTYGGIQTVGLCHSVQACVSGLFDSLGMDQAGVQSKIAGINHMAWLLEVTKDGVDLYPEIKRRAREKQNEKHWDMVRYEMMLNFGYYITESSEHNAEYHPYFIKRNYPELIERFNIPLDEYPRRCIEQIGNWKKLKEELVNNSKLEHKRTHEYASYIFEAIETNVAFRIGGNVMNTGLITNLPKEACVEVTCLVDRNGVTPTFVGDLPPQCAALNRTNINTQLLTIEAAITGKREHIYHAAMLDPHTSAELSMDDIKSMCDDLIEAHGNWLPAYK comes from the coding sequence ATGCCGAAGATTACGTTCATTGGAGCCGGAAGTACCGTATTTGCCAAAAACGTGCTGGGCGATTGCTTGCTTACGCCGTCGCTGCAAGGGTTTGAACTCGCGCTGTTCGATATCAATCCGGAGCGGCTGTCCGAATCCGAAACAATGCTGAATCATATCAAAAACACGGTTGGCAGCACGTCCGTCATTAAAGCTTATTCCGACCGCAAGGAAGCGCTTCGGGGCGCCAAGTACGTCGTCAACGCGATCCAAGTCGGCGGGTACGATCCGTGCACGATCACGGACTTTGAAATTCCGAAGAAATACGGCCTGCGTCAAACGATCGCGGACACGGTCGGCATCGGCGGCATTTTCCGCAACCTGCGCACCATTCCGGTCATGCTCGATTTTGCCAAAGATATGCAAGAGGTTTGTCCGGACGCGTTGTTCCTGAACTACACGAACCCGATGGCAGTGCTGACGAACGTTATGAATACGTACGGCGGCATTCAAACGGTCGGCTTGTGTCACAGCGTGCAAGCTTGCGTATCCGGGCTGTTCGACAGCTTGGGCATGGATCAAGCGGGCGTTCAGTCCAAGATCGCCGGCATCAACCATATGGCCTGGCTGCTGGAAGTGACCAAGGACGGGGTAGACCTGTATCCGGAAATCAAGCGCCGCGCCCGCGAGAAACAGAACGAGAAGCACTGGGACATGGTCCGTTACGAGATGATGCTCAACTTCGGCTACTACATCACGGAGTCGTCCGAGCATAACGCGGAATACCACCCGTACTTCATCAAACGCAATTATCCGGAACTGATCGAGCGCTTCAACATTCCGCTGGACGAGTACCCGCGCCGCTGCATCGAGCAAATCGGCAACTGGAAGAAACTGAAGGAAGAACTCGTGAATAATTCGAAGCTGGAGCACAAACGGACGCACGAGTATGCATCGTATATTTTCGAAGCGATCGAAACGAACGTGGCGTTCCGCATCGGAGGCAACGTTATGAATACCGGCCTGATCACGAACCTTCCGAAGGAAGCTTGCGTCGAAGTGACTTGCCTCGTCGACCGGAACGGCGTGACGCCGACTTTCGTAGGCGACCTGCCGCCGCAATGCGCCGCGCTGAACCGTACGAACATCAACACGCAGCTGCTGACCATCGAAGCGGCCATTACCGGCAAACGCGAGCATATCTACCATGCAGCGATGCTGGATCCGCACACGAGCGCCGAGCTGTCGATGGACGACATCAAATCGATGTGCGACGACTTGATCGAAGCGCACGGCAATTGGCTCCCTGCGTACAAATAA
- the racE gene encoding glutamate racemase yields the protein MQQPIAILDSGVGGLTVVKEIMRQLPREKIIYFGDTARTPYGPRPAEEVTRFTRQIVDYLIQFRPKMIVIACNTATAVALEDIRSRVAIPVVGVIHPGARAANGRTLTGNVGVIGTEGTIRSGAYEHALKQLSPSINVISLACPRFVPLVEQGNFRSQETQEVVETSLHPLKAHHIDTLILGCTHYPFLSDTIASVMGREVMLISSADETAREISTILHDRNRLTREGELPVHQFFCSGDSRMFRMIAQQWLGEQIELTPVVWQVPKIG from the coding sequence GTGCAGCAACCGATCGCAATTTTGGATTCTGGCGTAGGCGGTTTAACCGTAGTCAAAGAGATCATGCGTCAGCTTCCCCGGGAGAAAATCATCTATTTCGGCGATACGGCCCGTACGCCTTATGGACCTAGACCCGCCGAAGAAGTGACTCGGTTTACAAGGCAAATCGTAGATTATTTAATTCAGTTTCGTCCGAAAATGATCGTCATCGCCTGCAATACGGCGACGGCCGTCGCGCTGGAAGATATCCGCTCGCGGGTGGCGATTCCCGTCGTCGGCGTTATTCATCCCGGGGCCCGCGCGGCCAACGGGCGCACGCTGACCGGCAACGTCGGCGTCATCGGCACGGAAGGCACGATTCGAAGCGGCGCTTACGAGCACGCGCTGAAGCAGCTGTCGCCGTCGATTAACGTTATAAGCCTGGCTTGTCCCCGGTTCGTGCCGCTGGTCGAACAGGGTAATTTTCGTTCGCAGGAAACGCAGGAAGTGGTGGAAACGTCGCTGCATCCGCTTAAAGCGCATCATATAGATACCTTGATCCTGGGCTGCACCCATTATCCGTTCTTGTCGGATACGATTGCATCCGTGATGGGAAGAGAGGTCATGCTGATCAGCTCCGCGGACGAGACTGCCCGGGAAATCAGCACGATATTACATGATCGCAACCGGTTGACCCGCGAGGGAGAGCTGCCGGTGCACCAGTTTTTCTGCAGCGGCGATTCCCGGATGTTCCGCATGATCGCGCAGCAATGGCTGGGCGAACAGATCGAACTGACGCCTGTCGTATGGCAGGTTCCCAAGATCGGATGA